CAGTCCGGATGAAATGTCGGCAATTAATGAGTTGAAAATAGCCGTGGAACAAGGTGAGGTAGCTGAAGAACGAATTGACCGTTCCGTCCGAAAAATTTTACAGCTAAAGAAAGAGCAGGACGCTTTTTCAAATCCAAGAGTAGATCTGCAGAATCTAAGCAGTTCCATCAACACCCCGGTCTATCAAAGTATTGCAGATCGAATTGCGAGAAATTCAGTAACGATTCTCAAAGATTCAGAAAATATTCTGCCTATCCGGGAAGTGGATCATCTGAATATTTTAGCGGTCGCTTTAGCTGATGACGAGTCCGGTTCAACGGGAAGTTCTTTTGCCCGCGAACTTCGGAAATATCACGGAAACGTGAACTTCCACGTTCTCGACCGCAGAACAAGCCTGGAAGAGAAAACTGAAATACTTGAAGCGGCAGACGATGCAGACCTCATTCTGATCGGCTCATTTATTATTGTGCGATCTCACCAGCCGATTCAGGTTCAGCCCGAACAGCTTCAATTTTTACGGCAACTGATCAGCCGGCCTATACCCTCCGCATTGGTCGCCTTTGGCAACCCCTATGTATTAAGAGATCTGCCCAATACTGATGCACACGTGATGGCCTGGTCATCCAATGCCAATCAGGTTCGACAAACCGTACCGGCTCTATTTGGAGCCTCTGAGGTTGCTGGTAAACTTCCTATCAATATTCCCGGAATGTATGAGATTGGCGATGGATTAGAGTTCAATCAATCCAATATTCGATTCGACTCACCCGAATCTGCCGGAATGAGTACAGAAAAGCTGCTTGAACTGGATATGGTTATGCAGGAAGCGATTAATGACTCTGTTTTCCCCGGTGGCGTTGTAGGTGTGATGAGAAAAGGCGTGATGGTTTGGCAGCAGGGATACGGCTATCACGATTATGATAAAACCCGAAAAGTAGCAAACGACGATGTTTACGATCTCGCATCTCTGACCAAAGTGATTGCGACCACTACGTCGATGATGAAACTGGTAGATGATGGGCGATTAGACGTACAGGACCGAGTCGCAAAATATATCCCCGAATTTGATACCGACGATAAACGGGAAATTACCATCGACCAGCTTTTAACTCACACATCCGGATTGCCGGCATTCCAGGTCTATGTGGATGAATTAAAAACTCGCGAAGAGATTGTTCGTGCCGTTCGCAACGAGCCTCTGGTCAATAATCCCGGTGAGGAATATGTGTACAGTGACCTGGGTTTTATCCTGCTTGCCGAAATCGTTGAAGAAGTTTCCGGGCTCCGGATTGATCGGTATGTGCGAAATAACTTTTTCTACCCTATGGGAATGAAATCCAGCTTCTTCAATCCCCAAAAAACCGGACGGTGGATTAGCAATCGAATACCTCCAACTGAAATTGACACCACCTACCGAGACGGTTTGGTTCAGGCTGAAGTGCATGATGAACGCGCCTGGTTTATGGACGGAGTGGCGGGTCATGCAGGACTTTTTTCTTCTGCTGACGATCTCTCCAGACTTGCATACTTGCTGTTGAATAACGGACAGTTTGGAGGCAGAGAATATCTAAAGCCGGAAACCATTAAAACATTTACAGAGCGCCGATCTCCCATCAATCAAAGAGCCTATGGATATGATCGGAAAAGTGATGGTTTTAGCACCGCAGGTGAGCTGACAGGCCCTAACTCATTTGGTCACACCGGTTTTACCGGAACAAGTTTCTGGATCGATCCTGACGAAGAAATTGCTATCATTATACTGACGAATCGCGTACATCCTTCTCGTACATACGGGAGTACAATCAGCAGAGTTCGTGCAAAAATTGCTGATGCCGTGATGGAGGCAATCGAGCATTAAACGTGTTAAACTAGTATGAGTAACTACGCACCCTATTCACACAGCGAAGAGTACTGCCTTGTAGAAGGAAAATCGGGTCTGTTTTATCCCGGAGTCAGAGTAGAAAATATCTCCTTTCCGCTTACAATTTCAGCAGTACACGGTGCAATTTGCAGCTGTTTAGCCAATGGGGATCAGCCGGTGTCAATTTATCAGGATGAACCGCATTCAGAACTTCTTGAATTTTGGATTGGAGAGTTTAATACCAAACGACTTAAATCTTTACAGGACTCGCCAACTCTGTTCGACCCTTTGCTGCCGCGTGGTTCAGATATAAATAATACCCTTAAAGAGTTAGCCAAAAATTGCGTCATTCCCCATTCGAATTTCCCTGTGACCGCTCTGCTGGAAACTCCTGACGGATACATCCCCGGAGTGAACGTAGAAGTAAGCGCATGGAGCCTCGGACTCTGTGCAGAGCGCACAGCCATTCACCGGGCCATTACTGCAGGATATGGAGACAATCTGGGACGTCTGCATATCTACGCGCCCAAAGGAGACTTCAGCAGCCCATGCGGTGCCTGCCGTCAGGTAATGGCAGAGTTTATGCCAAGAGAAAAGGTTGTGCTCCATCATGGAAACCAAACATCATCCTCACATTTTGTAAAAGATCTCCTGCCGTACGGATTTACCGGCAGTACATTAAAAAAGATAAAATGAATTTTTTAGCAGTACTTGATTACGAACATTTAGACAATGGAATGTTTCTCACCGCTTTTGCAAGGTCACTGGCCCAAAAAAAGGAAAGCGGCATCATCATTCATAGCGACAGTGAATATACCGATCGGTTGATTCAAACCGGCATGATGCGCGAAGATGCCCGCCTGAGAGCCATTAAGGATCTCAACCACCGGCTGATTGCACTCTTTGCTGACCAAGGAGTTTCAACCATTGGTGTGAATGGTTACCAAAAATCACTGATTCAGATCAAGGATGATCAGATTTATATTAACCGAGATCAGGTTCACCGATTTCCGTCTCAGCCGATGTTGCTGATATCCGGACTGGCCGAAGATCTGTCATCAAAATCACCAACGGCGCTGTCGCTTCCCGATATGGCTCTCTCCTTCCAGAACCATTT
This is a stretch of genomic DNA from Rhodohalobacter barkolensis. It encodes these proteins:
- a CDS encoding cytidine deaminase; the encoded protein is MSNYAPYSHSEEYCLVEGKSGLFYPGVRVENISFPLTISAVHGAICSCLANGDQPVSIYQDEPHSELLEFWIGEFNTKRLKSLQDSPTLFDPLLPRGSDINNTLKELAKNCVIPHSNFPVTALLETPDGYIPGVNVEVSAWSLGLCAERTAIHRAITAGYGDNLGRLHIYAPKGDFSSPCGACRQVMAEFMPREKVVLHHGNQTSSSHFVKDLLPYGFTGSTLKKIK
- a CDS encoding glycoside hydrolase family 3 N-terminal domain-containing protein translates to MMFTTNTGSLYHRSTPFLLLLTLALIFSSCKTSEPESYRSAAEIPPLPEPEEEIVAEDQPVAEPTDIDSLLQEMTLEEKIGQLFVSPAYGRFTNNKDPQYIRLKRLIENYHLGGIIFMQGDVYGQAMLTNRLQDYSKIPLWIAQDMEFGAAMRVSGSTRITPAMGVAATGDPANAYLKGKITAREARTLGVNQIFAPVLDVNNNPENPVINVRSFSADPAMVSLYGQYMIDGIESEGVMATAKHFPGHGDTDVDSHLALPVIHHDFSRIDSLELRPFRETINNGLRSVMSAHIAYPNISRNGDMPGTMDESILNDILIDSLGFEGLIVTDGLEMKGIADHYSPGEAVIYALKAGVDMMLISPDEMSAINELKIAVEQGEVAEERIDRSVRKILQLKKEQDAFSNPRVDLQNLSSSINTPVYQSIADRIARNSVTILKDSENILPIREVDHLNILAVALADDESGSTGSSFARELRKYHGNVNFHVLDRRTSLEEKTEILEAADDADLILIGSFIIVRSHQPIQVQPEQLQFLRQLISRPIPSALVAFGNPYVLRDLPNTDAHVMAWSSNANQVRQTVPALFGASEVAGKLPINIPGMYEIGDGLEFNQSNIRFDSPESAGMSTEKLLELDMVMQEAINDSVFPGGVVGVMRKGVMVWQQGYGYHDYDKTRKVANDDVYDLASLTKVIATTTSMMKLVDDGRLDVQDRVAKYIPEFDTDDKREITIDQLLTHTSGLPAFQVYVDELKTREEIVRAVRNEPLVNNPGEEYVYSDLGFILLAEIVEEVSGLRIDRYVRNNFFYPMGMKSSFFNPQKTGRWISNRIPPTEIDTTYRDGLVQAEVHDERAWFMDGVAGHAGLFSSADDLSRLAYLLLNNGQFGGREYLKPETIKTFTERRSPINQRAYGYDRKSDGFSTAGELTGPNSFGHTGFTGTSFWIDPDEEIAIIILTNRVHPSRTYGSTISRVRAKIADAVMEAIEH